The genomic stretch TCTATGAATATAGCCGAAGTAGATGTGCAGCTTATTTTCCTTGCAGGGGCCATATCGTCGGGAATTATAGCAGGACTTTTTTTTGATATTTACAGGAGGTTGAGGAGGTTTTTAAAGCCAGGGCCTATTTTGACTTCAGTTGGCGATTTTATGTATTGGATTTTTATGGCTCTTGGAACTTTTTACATTATTTATAAAATAAATTACGGTCAAGTAAGAATTTACCTTTTTTTTGGATTTGCTACAGGACTTTTGGTATATTGCTGCGCCGTAAGCCCTTATGTTATAAGAGTTTTAATTATAATAGAGAGGATTATGTGTGGGATAGCCTGTTTTCCGCGAAAAATTTTTTGTTATACAATGCGATGGAAACCGGTGAGGCTTTTGAAGAGAATAGTAGAAGAAGCCAGGAGGATGATGCCAAAAAGAAAATATTAATTAAAGAGGATTTTTCAAGGATTCATAGAATTTAATAACAAAAGGAGGGCTTGCGGTGGGCGCGAAGAAGAGGATTAAAATAGGCAGGGTATTGTTTTTGATTTTTTTGATATATTTCATTTATACATTTGCAGTTCAGCAGTTTAAAATCAACGATTTAAGAAGGCAGGAAGTTGAACTAAGCAGTGAGATAACACGGCTTTCTGCCGAGAGAGAGAAGTTAAAAAAAGAAATCGAGCTTTTGAACACCGAAAGTTACATAGAAGAATTGGCAAGAGACCAACTTGGTTTGGTTAAGCCCGGAGAGATTCTATATAAAGTATCGCCGAGGCGTTGAGGGTTAAAGCTAAATTTTTATTGACTTAAGTTCTATATATGGAGTATAATAAGGCCATTGAGTGTAATCTTTGAAGGAGGAATACTTTTATAATGCCTGTGCAGGTGGGACAAATTGTTGAGGGCAAAGTTACGGGAATAACCAAATTCGGAGCTTTTGTGGAGCTTCCCGAAGGCGTTACGGGATTGGTGCATATTTCGGAGGTGGCAGAGGGATACGTAAAAGACGTGAGGGATTATCTCAACTACAACGACGTAGTAAAAGTAAAGGTCATTGCCATATCCGAGGACGGTAGGGTAAGCCTTTCGATTCGGAAGACAAGGGAGAATGCCAAGCCCCGCAGAACTAATGCCATGAGTTTTGAAGAAAAGCTGGCGAAATTTTTAAAGGAAAGCGAAGAACGCCAAAAGGATTTAAAGAAATACGTGGCAAAGAAGGGGACAAGTGGATATAAGCGCAAAGCGTATTAAAAAGATATTTTGCAGACATCCAGGGTAAAGACCCTGGATTTTTAGTTCCATTAGTGAAGACAAGGAGGATTTTTATGAAAGCGGCTGTCATAGACTTGGGCTCTAATTCTGTGAGGCTTCTCGTTGCAGAGATTGAGGAAGGGAAAATAAACCAAATATTTAAGGATCTGGCGACAACCCGCCTCGGAGCGGGTGTAGTAAAAAATGGGATGCTTTGGCGGGATTCGATTGAGAAAACTGTATCGGCAGTGGAGGCTTTTAAAAACAAGGCTATGGCTTTCGGCTGCCAGCGAATAGTTGCTTTTGCAACCAGTGCCGTCCGTGAAGCCAAAAACGGCGGTGAATTTATGCAAGAATTGAAGGAAAGGGTCGGCCTTGAAGTGAGGCTTCTCTCGGGACGGGAGGAAGCGAAACTTTCGTTCATTGGAGCAAAGGAATCCCTTAAAGTTGAAGGACGGGCTCTGGTCATAGATATAGGGGGAGGCAGCACAGAATTTGCTTTAGGTGAAAAGGAGATAGAATTGGAAGAGAGCCTGCCGATGGGGGCGGTAAGATGGACGGAGCAATTTTTGAAGTCTGATCCGCCAAAAAATGAAGAGATAAAGGCCCTGCAGATGGAAGCAAGGAAGTTGCTCTCAGGCTTTGAAAAAAATTTTAAGAAAGTGAAAGCAGGTGGGGTAAACGCAATTGGCGTCGGTGGAACTTTTACGTCTCTTTGTGCCATTTTAAAAAAACTAGAGGAATATCACTGGACTAAAGTGCACGGGACTTACCTCGAATACGAAAAGATGGAAAAAATGACAAAAGAGCTTTGCGGCTTCAACTTAGATCAAAGAAAAAAAATCCCCGGCCTTGCAGCGGAGCGTGCCGACATTATAGCGGCAGGAGCGCTTATAGCTTTAGAAATAATGAGGTTCCTCGGGCTCAAAACCATCGTCGTAAGCGAGGCGGACTTAATGGAGGGGTTTTTATTGACAAATTAACTTCCCTGTGATATTATTATAAACTGCACGATTATGGACAAAATTAGTCAAACGGTGCGAGGTTGAATAAAGCAAGCTGAAAATGGTTAATATTATATAGATGAGATGTGGCGGCAAAAACCAAAAGCAGGTTTAAAGTGAGGGCCTTGCTTTTGGCTATTTTTACTTTTATAAAGGGGTGAAAAATGGAATGGTTCGTCCTGTAAAAGTAGGAGGACGCACCCGCTGGAGTTTTGGGAAAATTCAAGAAGTGATGGATCTCCCATACCTTATAGAGATACAAAAAAATTCTTATGAATGGTTTTTAAGGGAAGGGTTAAGAGAAGTTCTCCAGGAATTTTCCCCCATAGAGGATTTTACAGGAAATCTCGTATTGGAATTTCTAGATTACACTTTGGACAACAATCCCAAATACTCGGTGGATGAATGCAAGGAAAGGGATGTTACATACGCTGTTCCTCTGAAAGTTCGGGTTAGACTCATAAACAAGGAGACGGGAGAGGTTAAGGAACAGGATGTTTTCATGGGCGATTTTCCGCTCATGACAGAAAACGGCACCTTTATAATAAACGGGGCAGAGCGGGTAATTGTAAGCCAGCTAGTGCGCTCTCCCGGTGTGTACTTCGACAGGCAGATAGATAAAAACGGCAGGGCCCTCTACATGGGAACCGTAATTCCCAACCGCGGTGCATGGCTTGAACTGGAGACTGACTCCAACGAAGTCATATACGTAAGGGTTGATAGGACCAGGAAAATTCCCGTAACCGTTCTTTTGAGAGCATTAGGTTACAGCACGAATGCCCAGATTCTGGAACTGTTGGGTGAGGACGAGAAAATCTTAAGGACCTTGGAGAAGGATAATACGGAGAATCAAGAAGAGGCTTTGATTGAGATTTACAAGCGCTTGAGGCCGGGTGAACCGCCGACCGTGGAAAATGCAAGGTCGCTGCTGGAGTCACTGTTTTTCGATCCCAAGCGATATGACCTGGCGAATGTCGGTAGGTATAAATTCAACAAGAAGCTCCGGTTGAAAAACCGAATTGTGGGGAAGACGGCTGCGGAGAACATAGAGGATCCCGCGACTGGAGAGATATTGGTAAAACAGGGTCAAAAAATCACCCGAAAGATAGCCGAAATGCTCGAACAGCACAGGATAAACGAAATCAAAGTGCAGGTTGAAGAAGATAAGGCCGTTAAGGTAATAGCCAATGGATATAAGGAAGGTGATGGTCCGGACGTATTCCGCACTGAAAAATACATCACCGTCGATGATATAGTTGCAACTGTCAATTATCTTCTCAACCTCTCTTACGGGATAGGAGACATAGACGATATAGATCACCTGGGCAACCGCAGGGTGAGGTCGGTAGGAGAACTTTTGCAAAATCAGTTCCGCATAGGCCTCGCCAGGATGGAAAGAGTTATCAAAGAACGGATGACCATTCAGGATGTGGATGCCATAACTCCTCAAGGGCTCATTAACATAAGACCTCTGGTAGCCGCAATAAAGGAATTTTTTGGAAGTAGCCAGCTTTCTCAATTCATGGATCAGACCAACCCCTTAGCAGAACTTACCCACAAAAGAAGGCTCAGTGCCCTGGGCCCCGGAGGCCTCAGCCGCGAGAGGGCCGGATTTGAAGTCAGGGACGTGCACTATTCCCATTACGGCCGCATGTGCCCTATAGAAACTCCGGAAGGACCCAACATCGGTCTTATAAGTTCGCTCAGCACTTACGCCAGGGTAAACGAATACGGCTTTATCGAGACCCCATACCGCAAGGTTGACAAGGAAAGAGGCGTAGTCACCGATGAAATTGAATACCTGACTGCCGACGAAGAAGATGAATATGTAATAGCCCAGGCCAACGTGCCCCTTGATGAAGAGGGAAGGTTTATTCAAAAGAGGGTTACGGCAAGATACAAGGACGAAACGATACTGGTTCCGGCGGAAGAGGTAGACTATATGGACCTTACGCCGAAGCAATTGGTCAGCGTTGCGACAGCTCTCATACCGTTCCTTGAGCACGACGACGCCAACCGCGCCCTCATGGGTTCCAACATGCAGCGCCAGGCGGTGCCACTTATAACCACCGAAGCGCCGTTAGTCGGCACGGGGATAGAATGGAGGGCGGCCTTGGACTCGGGTGTCATGATCGTAGCGAAAAATTCCGGCGTGGTGGAAAAGGTTACGGCAAGGGAAATAGTAATTCGTAGGGACAGTGACAACGGCCTTGACGTATATAAAGTCCACAAATTCATGAGGTCCAACCTGGGAACCTGCATTAACCAAAGGCCCATCGTGAGGAAGGGTGACAGGGTAGAAGCCGGCCAGCCTATAGCCGACGGGCCTTCTACCGACCATGGGGAGCTCGCTTTAGGAAAAAACGTGCTGGTGGCTTTCATGCCGTGGGAAGGCTACAACTACGAAGATGCCATTTTAATTTCGGAACGTCTTGTCAAAGACGATGTTTTCACGTCCATTCACATAGAGCAGTACGAAGCTGAAGCTAGGGACACTAAGCTAGGCCCTGAGGAGATTACGAGGGACATCCCCAACGTGGGTGAGGATGCTTTGAAAGATCTAGACGAAAGGGGAATCATACGAATAGGAGCCGAAGTCCGGGCTGGAGATATCCTGGTGGGCAAGGTGACTCCCAAAGGCGAAACAGAGCTTACGGCGGAAGAAAGGTTGCTAAGAGCCATCTTTGGGGAAAAAGCAAGGGAGGTAAGGGATACATCGCTACGCGTCCCGCATGGCGAATACGGTATAGTGGTAGACGTCAAGGTGTTTAGCAGGGAAAACGGAGACGAACTGCCGCCTGGAGTCAACCAGTTAGTGAGGGTGTACGTTGCTCAAAAACGCAAGATATCGGTTGGAGATAAGATGGCAGGTCGTCACGGGAACAAAGGGGTAATTTCAAGGATACTGCCGATTGAAGACATGCCCTTCTTACCCGACGGCACCCCGGTCGATATAGTGCTAAACCCCTTGGGAGTTCCTTCGCGAATGAACATCGGTCAGATACTTGAAACGCACCTGGGGTGGGCTGCAAAAGCATTGGGTTGGCACGTAGCAACTCCCGTTTTTGATGGTGCCGATGAGGAAGAAATCTTTGAATGTCTTAGGAAAGCGGGTCTGCCGGAAAATGGCAAGATAGAGCTAAGGGACGGACGTACCGGAGAGCCTTTTGATAGAAAAGTTACGGTAGGCTATATGTACATGTTGAAACTTGTTCACTTAGTGGACGATAAGATTCACGCCAGGTCCACCGGCCCCTATTCGCTCGTTACGCAGCAACCTCTTGGCGGAAAGGCACAGTTCGGAGGACAGAGATTCGGAGAGATGGAAGTGTGGGCTTTGGAGGCCTACGGTGCAAGCTATACCTTGCAGGAACTCCTTACTGTGAAGTCCGATGACGTGATGGGTCGCGTGAAAACTTACGAGGCCATCGTAAAAGGCGAAAACGTGCCGGAGCCGGGAATACCCGAATCTTTCAAGGTGCTCATAAAAGAATTGCAGTCGCTGTGCCTTGACGTAAAGATTCTTTCCGAGGATGCGAAGGAAATAGAAATTAAGGAAACTGATGACGATGAAGAAGTTGAAGGTCTGGATGTGAATATGGAAGGCTTCGAAGGTCAGGCGGAAACTCCGGTGACGGATGAAGAGGAAGAAGAACCGGAGGAAGAAGACCTGTACGAAGAACTGCTGTCGGATAGGGAATTGGAAAAAGATATGGATTTTGATGAGGACTTCGATGAGGAGTTGGATTTTGGAGAAAGCGATGAAGACGATTATTAATCAATGAAGGGAGAGACGCCCTTTGCTTGAGCTGAACTTTTTCGATTCCATAAGGATAGGTCTTGCCTCCCCGGAACAGATAAGAGAATGGTCAAGGGGCGAAGTAAAAAAGCCCGAAACCATAAACTACAGAACTTTAAAACCGGAAAAGCACGGACTTTTCTGCGAGCGGATATTCGGTCCTGTCAAGGACTGGGAATGTCATTGTGGCAAATACAAGAGAGTGAAATACAAAGGCGTTATATGCGACCGCTGCGGTGTAGAGGTTACAAAATCCAAAGTGCGCCGCGAGAGGATGGGGCACATTGAACTTGCTGCTCCCGTATCCCACATCTGGTTTTTGAAAGGAATACCCAGCAGAATCGGTCTAATGCTCGATATGTCGCCTCGGGCTTTGGAAAAAGTCATATATTTTGCTTCATACATTGTAATCGACCCGGGTAATACTCCTCTTGCTAAGAAACAACTTCTGACCGAAAAAGAATACAGGGAATACAGGGAAAAATACGGCAACGCATTCAGAGCAGGCATGGGTGCTGAAGCGATAAAAGAATTGCTGCAGGAAATCGATCTGGAAAAACTCGCCAAGGAACTCAGGGCCGAGCTCAAAGAGGCTAATGGCCAGAAAAAAGTTCGCATTTTAAGAAGGCTTGAAGTGGTGGAAGCTTTCAGGAAATCGGGCAACAGACCTGAGTGGATGATACTTGAGGTGATACCGGTTATCCCGCCGGACCTCCGGCCGATGGTCCAATTGGATGGAGGGCGCTTTGCCACTTCAGATTTAAACGACCTTTACCGCAGAGTTATAAACAGAAACAACAGGTTAAAGAGGCTTTTGGACCTGGGAGCACCTGACATAATAGTTCGCAACGAGAAGAGGATGCTCCAGGAGGCTGTCGACGCGCTCATAGACAACGGCAGGAGGGGAAGACCTGTAACCGGTCCCGGCAACAGGCCCCTTAAATCGCTGAGCGATATGTTAAAAGGCAAGCAGGGGCGCTTCAGGCAAAACCTTTTGGGTAAGCGCGTGGACTATTCGGGCAGGTCGGTAATCGTAGTAGGTCCCGAGCTCAAGCTCTACCAGTGCGGGCTTCCCAAGGAAATGGCATTGGAGCTTTTCAAACCTTTTGTGATGAAGAAACTGGTGGAGGAAGGATACGCCCACAATATAAAAAGTGCTAAAAGAATGGTGGAGAGGGTAAAACCCGAAGTGTGGGACGTACTCGAGGATGTCATAAAAGAACATCCGGTGCTTTTAAACAGGGCTCCTACACTTCACCGCCTGGGCATTCAGGCTTTTGAACCGGTGCTGGTGGAAGGCAGGGCTATCCAGATTCATCCGCTGGTCTGCACCGCATACAATGCCGACTTCGACGGCGACCAGATGGCCGTCCACGTCCCTCTTTCGGCTGAAGCCCAGGCAGAGGCAAGATTACTTATGCTTTCTACCAACAACATGCTAAAGCCAGCCGATGGAAAGCCAGTAGTCACTCCGACGCAGGATATGGTTCTGGGCATCTATTACCTCACTATAGAGAGAGACGGCGTAAAAGGCGAAGGTAGGTATTTTTCCTCTCCCGAAGAAGCTGTCTTGGCATATCACATGGGCGAGGTATCCCTCCATGCCAAAGTCAATGTAAGAGTGACGAGGGAAATCAACGGGAAAAAGTGTTCTAAAATAATAAAGACTACGCCGGGCCGTATAATTTTCAACGAGTGCATACCCCAGAACCTCGGTTTTGTAGATAGGAGCAAGGAAGAAAATCTCTTTGAGCCGGAACTAAATATGTTGGTCGATAAAGGCAAACTAGGAGAAATAGTAGACCGCTGCTACAAAAAACACGGAACGACAAAGACCGCTGAAGTGCTCGACAAAATAAAAGAATTAGGTTTTCATTTTGCTACAAAAGCAGGTATTACCATAGGCATCACCGATATTGAGATACCGGAGGACAAGGAAAAAATCATTTCCGAGGCGGAAGAACAGGTCGACCAGGTAGAACTAATGTACAGGCGAGGGCTCATTTCCGACGAAGAACGCTATGAAAAAGTCATCGAGATATGGGCTAATGCCACGGAGAAGGTCACTGAAAGTTTGATGAACAGCCTGGATAAATTGAACTCGGTCTACATGATGGCTAATTCCGGCGCAAGAGGTAATAAGCAGCAGATAAGACAGTTGGCCGGGATGAGGGGCCTCATGGCCGACACAGCTGGGCGCATCATAGACCTGCCGATTAAGGCCAATTTCAGAGAAGGGCTTACCGTGTTGGAATACTTCATATCAACCCATGGCGCAAGAAAAGGGCTTGCCGATACAGCTTTAAGGACTGCCGATTCTGGTTACCTGACTAGGCGCCTGGTGGATGTAAGCCAAGACGTGATAGTGAGGGAACTGGACTGCGGCACAACAGAAGGCGTCACCGTAAGAGCTATAATGGACGGCAAGGAAGTGATAGAAACCTTAAGAGAGCGAATCGATGGCCGTTATGCTCTGGAGGATGTGGTAGATCCCAGAACCGGCGAAGTTCTAGTAAGGGCCAACGAAATGATTACCGACGAAATTGCGGATAAGATAGTAGCCGCAGGTATAGAGGAAGTAAAAATCCGTTCGGTCTTCACCTGCAGGACTCGCCACGGCGTTTGCGCCAAGTGCTACGGGAAAAACCTTGCTACCGGAAAACCTGTAGAAGTAGGTGAAGCGGTGGGGATTATAGCAGCCCAGTCCATTGGGGAGCCCGGAACGCAGCTCACTATGAGAACGTTTCACACTGGTGGAATTGCCGGATATGACATAACTCAGGGTCTTCCGAGGGTAGAAGAATTATTTGAGGCAAGGAGGCCCAAAGGGCAAGCGGTCATTGCAGAAAATGCCGGCATGGTCAGGATTCTGGACACCAAGAAAAAGAGGGAAGTGGAGGTTGCCGGCGACGACGGAGAAGCCAGGGTTTACCAGATTCCTTATGGAGCAAGGCTGACGGTGGAAAACGGGAGCCGCGTCGAAGCAGGAGACCCATTGTGCGAAGGACCCATAAATCCCCACGACATATTGAGAATTAAAGGCGTAGGTGGAGTTCAGGCTTACCTGTTACAGGAAGTGCTTAAGGTCTACCGAATGCAGGGAGTGGATATAAACGATAAGCACATTGAAATTATAATCCGACAGATGCTGCGCAAGGTGAAAATAGAGGATCCGGGAGATACAGAGCTTTTGCCGGGTGAACTAGTAGATATATTTGAATTTGAAGAGATAAATGAGCACGCAAAGCAGGAAGGTAAAAAGCCCGCAGAAGCAAGGAGGGTCCTGTTGGGCATAACAAAAGCGTCCCTTGCCACTGATTCGTTCTTGTCCGCGGCGTCCTTCCAGGAAACGGCGCGAGTTCTTACGGAAGCGGCCATAAAAGGCAAGATTGACCCGCTTATAGGACTTAAAGAGAACGTAATAATAGGGAAACTTATTCCTGCGGGTACTGGAATGAAGCGCTACAGGAACATCAAAATAAACGTAGAGGGGCAGGGGCAAGAAAATCAATCTACGAACCAACAGTAAAACTTTATTGACACTTACTTTTGATAATGCTAAAATATATAGGTGCGTGCTCAAGCTTTAAAATAGCGACAAGCTTGAGGAGGGCATGGAATGCTTAGTAAATTGAAAAGCGCCCCCAAGAAAACTGTAGGGACCAAACAAACACTGAAAGCTGTAGAAAAAGGACAGGCATCTGTGGTGTTCATTGCTGAAGACGCGGAGGAGCACGTAGTTGCCGGGCTGAAAGAACTATGTAGGGCTAAAGGCATCGAAATAGTGCCTGTAGCTACTATGAAGGAACTGGGGGAGGCGTGTGGCATCGACGTAGGGGCAGCATCGGCTGCGATATTAAATCAACAATAGAAAACGGAAAATGCCCCTATTATGGGGCATTCTTTTTTGCAGAATTGCTTGGGAAGGAGGTGTAACGATGCCGACAATAAACCAGTTGGTGAGGAAAGGAAGGAAAAAGGTTGTTTCCAAATCTAAATCTCCTGCATTGAGAGGATGTCCTCAGAAGCGTGGAGTGTGTACCGTTGTAAAGACCACGACACCTAAAAAGCCCAACTCAGCCTTGAGGAAGATAGCAAGGGTAAGGCTTACCAATGGTATGGAAGTTACAGCTTATATTCCGGGCATAGGTCACAACCTCCAGGAACACTCCGTGGTTTTGGTAAGAGGCGGCAGGGTAAAGGACTTACCTGGTGTAAGGTACCACATCATCCGCGGCGCATTAGATGCTGCAGGAGTCGCCAACAGGAGACAGGGTCGCTCCCTTTACGGGGCTAAAAGGCCGAAGTCTTAATTGAAAGGAGGGAAGAGGATGCCGAGAAAAGGTCATGTCGTTCGAAGAGATGTGCCAGAAGATCCCATCTACA from Caldanaerovirga acetigignens encodes the following:
- the yabQ gene encoding spore cortex biosynthesis protein YabQ: MNIAEVDVQLIFLAGAISSGIIAGLFFDIYRRLRRFLKPGPILTSVGDFMYWIFMALGTFYIIYKINYGQVRIYLFFGFATGLLVYCCAVSPYVIRVLIIIERIMCGIACFPRKIFCYTMRWKPVRLLKRIVEEARRMMPKRKY
- a CDS encoding FtsB family cell division protein, encoding MGAKKRIKIGRVLFLIFLIYFIYTFAVQQFKINDLRRQEVELSSEITRLSAEREKLKKEIELLNTESYIEELARDQLGLVKPGEILYKVSPRR
- a CDS encoding S1 RNA-binding domain-containing protein, coding for MPVQVGQIVEGKVTGITKFGAFVELPEGVTGLVHISEVAEGYVKDVRDYLNYNDVVKVKVIAISEDGRVSLSIRKTRENAKPRRTNAMSFEEKLAKFLKESEERQKDLKKYVAKKGTSGYKRKAY
- a CDS encoding Ppx/GppA phosphatase family protein gives rise to the protein MKAAVIDLGSNSVRLLVAEIEEGKINQIFKDLATTRLGAGVVKNGMLWRDSIEKTVSAVEAFKNKAMAFGCQRIVAFATSAVREAKNGGEFMQELKERVGLEVRLLSGREEAKLSFIGAKESLKVEGRALVIDIGGGSTEFALGEKEIELEESLPMGAVRWTEQFLKSDPPKNEEIKALQMEARKLLSGFEKNFKKVKAGGVNAIGVGGTFTSLCAILKKLEEYHWTKVHGTYLEYEKMEKMTKELCGFNLDQRKKIPGLAAERADIIAAGALIALEIMRFLGLKTIVVSEADLMEGFLLTN
- the rpoB gene encoding DNA-directed RNA polymerase subunit beta, producing MVRPVKVGGRTRWSFGKIQEVMDLPYLIEIQKNSYEWFLREGLREVLQEFSPIEDFTGNLVLEFLDYTLDNNPKYSVDECKERDVTYAVPLKVRVRLINKETGEVKEQDVFMGDFPLMTENGTFIINGAERVIVSQLVRSPGVYFDRQIDKNGRALYMGTVIPNRGAWLELETDSNEVIYVRVDRTRKIPVTVLLRALGYSTNAQILELLGEDEKILRTLEKDNTENQEEALIEIYKRLRPGEPPTVENARSLLESLFFDPKRYDLANVGRYKFNKKLRLKNRIVGKTAAENIEDPATGEILVKQGQKITRKIAEMLEQHRINEIKVQVEEDKAVKVIANGYKEGDGPDVFRTEKYITVDDIVATVNYLLNLSYGIGDIDDIDHLGNRRVRSVGELLQNQFRIGLARMERVIKERMTIQDVDAITPQGLINIRPLVAAIKEFFGSSQLSQFMDQTNPLAELTHKRRLSALGPGGLSRERAGFEVRDVHYSHYGRMCPIETPEGPNIGLISSLSTYARVNEYGFIETPYRKVDKERGVVTDEIEYLTADEEDEYVIAQANVPLDEEGRFIQKRVTARYKDETILVPAEEVDYMDLTPKQLVSVATALIPFLEHDDANRALMGSNMQRQAVPLITTEAPLVGTGIEWRAALDSGVMIVAKNSGVVEKVTAREIVIRRDSDNGLDVYKVHKFMRSNLGTCINQRPIVRKGDRVEAGQPIADGPSTDHGELALGKNVLVAFMPWEGYNYEDAILISERLVKDDVFTSIHIEQYEAEARDTKLGPEEITRDIPNVGEDALKDLDERGIIRIGAEVRAGDILVGKVTPKGETELTAEERLLRAIFGEKAREVRDTSLRVPHGEYGIVVDVKVFSRENGDELPPGVNQLVRVYVAQKRKISVGDKMAGRHGNKGVISRILPIEDMPFLPDGTPVDIVLNPLGVPSRMNIGQILETHLGWAAKALGWHVATPVFDGADEEEIFECLRKAGLPENGKIELRDGRTGEPFDRKVTVGYMYMLKLVHLVDDKIHARSTGPYSLVTQQPLGGKAQFGGQRFGEMEVWALEAYGASYTLQELLTVKSDDVMGRVKTYEAIVKGENVPEPGIPESFKVLIKELQSLCLDVKILSEDAKEIEIKETDDDEEVEGLDVNMEGFEGQAETPVTDEEEEEPEEEDLYEELLSDRELEKDMDFDEDFDEELDFGESDEDDY
- the rpoC gene encoding DNA-directed RNA polymerase subunit beta' translates to MLELNFFDSIRIGLASPEQIREWSRGEVKKPETINYRTLKPEKHGLFCERIFGPVKDWECHCGKYKRVKYKGVICDRCGVEVTKSKVRRERMGHIELAAPVSHIWFLKGIPSRIGLMLDMSPRALEKVIYFASYIVIDPGNTPLAKKQLLTEKEYREYREKYGNAFRAGMGAEAIKELLQEIDLEKLAKELRAELKEANGQKKVRILRRLEVVEAFRKSGNRPEWMILEVIPVIPPDLRPMVQLDGGRFATSDLNDLYRRVINRNNRLKRLLDLGAPDIIVRNEKRMLQEAVDALIDNGRRGRPVTGPGNRPLKSLSDMLKGKQGRFRQNLLGKRVDYSGRSVIVVGPELKLYQCGLPKEMALELFKPFVMKKLVEEGYAHNIKSAKRMVERVKPEVWDVLEDVIKEHPVLLNRAPTLHRLGIQAFEPVLVEGRAIQIHPLVCTAYNADFDGDQMAVHVPLSAEAQAEARLLMLSTNNMLKPADGKPVVTPTQDMVLGIYYLTIERDGVKGEGRYFSSPEEAVLAYHMGEVSLHAKVNVRVTREINGKKCSKIIKTTPGRIIFNECIPQNLGFVDRSKEENLFEPELNMLVDKGKLGEIVDRCYKKHGTTKTAEVLDKIKELGFHFATKAGITIGITDIEIPEDKEKIISEAEEQVDQVELMYRRGLISDEERYEKVIEIWANATEKVTESLMNSLDKLNSVYMMANSGARGNKQQIRQLAGMRGLMADTAGRIIDLPIKANFREGLTVLEYFISTHGARKGLADTALRTADSGYLTRRLVDVSQDVIVRELDCGTTEGVTVRAIMDGKEVIETLRERIDGRYALEDVVDPRTGEVLVRANEMITDEIADKIVAAGIEEVKIRSVFTCRTRHGVCAKCYGKNLATGKPVEVGEAVGIIAAQSIGEPGTQLTMRTFHTGGIAGYDITQGLPRVEELFEARRPKGQAVIAENAGMVRILDTKKKREVEVAGDDGEARVYQIPYGARLTVENGSRVEAGDPLCEGPINPHDILRIKGVGGVQAYLLQEVLKVYRMQGVDINDKHIEIIIRQMLRKVKIEDPGDTELLPGELVDIFEFEEINEHAKQEGKKPAEARRVLLGITKASLATDSFLSAASFQETARVLTEAAIKGKIDPLIGLKENVIIGKLIPAGTGMKRYRNIKINVEGQGQENQSTNQQ
- a CDS encoding L7Ae/L30e/S12e/Gadd45 family ribosomal protein; protein product: MLSKLKSAPKKTVGTKQTLKAVEKGQASVVFIAEDAEEHVVAGLKELCRAKGIEIVPVATMKELGEACGIDVGAASAAILNQQ
- the rpsL gene encoding 30S ribosomal protein S12 — protein: MPTINQLVRKGRKKVVSKSKSPALRGCPQKRGVCTVVKTTTPKKPNSALRKIARVRLTNGMEVTAYIPGIGHNLQEHSVVLVRGGRVKDLPGVRYHIIRGALDAAGVANRRQGRSLYGAKRPKS